One window of uncultured Trichococcus sp. genomic DNA carries:
- the purS gene encoding phosphoribosylformylglycinamidine synthase subunit PurS has product MYKVTVYVTYKDSVLDPQGEAVKGAVHRMGYPTIEDIRIGKYFEIQVSKDEENVEQVIEEICDKLLANVVMETYRYEIQEVEA; this is encoded by the coding sequence ATGTATAAAGTAACCGTGTATGTAACGTATAAAGACTCAGTATTGGATCCGCAAGGGGAAGCCGTGAAGGGTGCCGTCCACCGTATGGGCTACCCGACGATCGAAGATATCCGCATCGGAAAATATTTCGAAATTCAAGTCTCCAAAGATGAAGAGAACGTTGAACAAGTCATCGAAGAGATCTGCGACAAGTTGCTGGCGAACGTGGTTATGGAAACTTACCGTTATGAAATCCAGGAGGTTGAAGCTTAA
- the purK gene encoding 5-(carboxyamino)imidazole ribonucleotide synthase, which produces MKTLYKILKPNDVIGIIGGGQLGRMLAQSAKRMGFTVGILDPGENCPAAQVADWHIQAAYADAVALRELAEKSDVVTFEFENIDAAALQEVETLSSIPQGSEILTITQDRIKEKEFLQSAGVSIAQFAVVENAEQLDAAIGKIGYPSVLKTTRFGYDGKGQVVLKTEADKEEAMKLAADSICVLEAWVPFTKELSVMIVRNQKGEATVFPVSENIHINNILHESIVPARVTAAVAEKANKAAHQIADALQLVGTLGIEMFLAADDAIFINELAPRPHNSGHYTIEAMNVSQFDAHIQAVAGLPMPTARQLSPAIMVNILGQHMEGTIALREEKADWFFHYYGKAESRTDRKMGHITILTDDQEATLKEIDNTRIWNGGTI; this is translated from the coding sequence GTGAAGACCTTGTATAAAATACTGAAACCAAATGACGTGATCGGCATCATCGGCGGGGGACAATTAGGGCGCATGCTGGCACAGTCCGCGAAGAGGATGGGATTCACCGTCGGAATTTTGGATCCGGGCGAAAATTGCCCGGCAGCTCAAGTAGCGGATTGGCACATCCAAGCGGCATACGCTGATGCGGTGGCGCTGCGCGAATTGGCCGAAAAATCCGATGTCGTGACATTCGAATTTGAGAACATCGATGCGGCAGCCCTGCAGGAAGTGGAAACACTGTCCAGCATTCCGCAAGGCAGCGAAATTTTGACGATTACGCAGGACCGCATCAAGGAGAAGGAATTCCTTCAATCCGCTGGGGTATCGATAGCGCAATTCGCGGTAGTTGAAAATGCGGAACAACTGGATGCGGCCATCGGCAAGATCGGCTATCCGAGTGTTTTAAAAACGACCCGTTTCGGGTATGATGGTAAGGGACAGGTTGTCCTGAAAACGGAAGCGGACAAAGAGGAAGCCATGAAGTTGGCGGCGGACAGCATTTGCGTTTTGGAGGCGTGGGTTCCTTTCACCAAAGAACTTTCGGTCATGATCGTACGCAATCAAAAAGGCGAAGCTACGGTATTCCCGGTTTCCGAAAATATCCACATCAATAATATTCTGCACGAATCGATCGTGCCGGCCCGCGTCACAGCTGCGGTAGCCGAAAAAGCAAACAAAGCGGCCCACCAGATTGCCGATGCGCTTCAGTTGGTTGGTACGCTGGGCATCGAAATGTTCCTGGCTGCGGATGACGCGATCTTCATCAACGAGTTGGCGCCGCGTCCGCATAATTCGGGCCATTACACAATCGAAGCAATGAACGTTTCCCAATTTGATGCCCACATCCAAGCAGTCGCCGGATTGCCGATGCCGACAGCGCGGCAATTGTCGCCTGCCATCATGGTCAACATCCTGGGACAGCATATGGAAGGCACAATCGCATTGCGGGAAGAAAAAGCGGATTGGTTTTTCCATTACTACGGCAAAGCGGAATCACGCACAGACAGAAAAATGGGACATATCACCATTTTGACGGATGATCAAGAAGCAACCTTAAAAGAAATAGACAACACCCGAATCTGGAACGGAGGAACAATTTAA
- the purB gene encoding adenylosuccinate lyase has protein sequence MITRYTRPEMAEVWSEYNRYKCWLEVEILADEAWAALGEIPAEDVAKIRANATFDIDRILEIEKETRHDVVAFTRAVSESLGEERKWVHYGLTSTDVVDTAYGYQLKQANDILRKDLQNMLEIIGNKAKEHKKTVCMGRTHGVHAEPTTFGLKLATMYSEMKRNIERFEHAAKGVEAGKISGAVGTFANIPPFVEEYVCEKLGTRPQEISTQVLPRDLHAEYMATIALIATSIERFATEIRGLQKSETREVEEFFAKGQKGSSAMPHKRNPIGSENMVGLARVIRGYMVTAYENVGLWHERDISHSSAERIILPDATTLLNYQLNRFANIIKNLTVFPENMLRNMNATFGLIYSQRVLLKLIDKGMSREEAYDLVQPKTALSWDNQTDFRPLVEADEAIMAKLTKEDIADAFNYNYHLSHVDEVFERLGLGD, from the coding sequence ATGATTACACGTTATACACGCCCTGAGATGGCCGAGGTTTGGTCCGAGTACAATCGTTACAAATGCTGGCTGGAGGTCGAGATCCTGGCTGATGAAGCTTGGGCTGCCTTAGGCGAAATCCCTGCAGAAGACGTGGCTAAAATCCGCGCGAATGCAACTTTTGACATCGACCGTATCCTTGAAATCGAAAAAGAGACCAGACATGACGTAGTGGCGTTCACACGCGCCGTTTCCGAATCCCTGGGAGAAGAAAGAAAATGGGTCCACTATGGCCTGACGAGTACCGATGTGGTCGATACTGCCTACGGTTACCAGTTGAAGCAAGCCAATGATATCCTGCGCAAGGATCTGCAGAACATGCTGGAAATCATCGGCAACAAAGCGAAAGAACACAAAAAGACTGTCTGCATGGGCCGTACGCACGGTGTACATGCGGAACCTACGACATTCGGATTGAAACTGGCTACCATGTATTCGGAAATGAAACGCAACATCGAGCGTTTTGAACATGCAGCTAAAGGCGTTGAAGCAGGGAAAATCAGTGGGGCTGTTGGAACTTTCGCGAACATCCCGCCATTCGTGGAGGAGTACGTCTGCGAAAAATTAGGCACAAGACCGCAAGAAATTTCGACGCAGGTGCTGCCGCGCGATCTGCATGCCGAGTACATGGCAACGATCGCTTTGATTGCGACAAGCATCGAGCGCTTCGCAACAGAAATCCGCGGATTGCAGAAATCGGAAACCCGTGAAGTGGAAGAATTCTTCGCGAAAGGGCAAAAAGGTTCTTCCGCTATGCCGCACAAACGCAACCCGATCGGTTCTGAAAATATGGTAGGTCTTGCCCGCGTCATCCGTGGCTACATGGTCACTGCATACGAGAATGTAGGCTTATGGCATGAACGCGATATTTCCCATTCTTCAGCGGAACGCATCATCCTTCCGGACGCAACGACATTGTTGAACTATCAGTTGAATCGTTTTGCGAACATCATCAAGAACTTGACCGTGTTCCCTGAGAATATGCTCCGCAACATGAATGCGACTTTCGGATTGATCTACAGCCAACGCGTGCTGTTGAAATTGATCGATAAAGGCATGAGCCGTGAAGAAGCTTATGACTTGGTACAGCCGAAGACTGCCCTTTCATGGGATAATCAGACCGATTTCCGCCCATTGGTGGAAGCGGACGAAGCCATTATGGCAAAATTAACGAAAGAAGACATCGCTGATGCCTTCAACTATAACTATCACTTGAGTCATGTCGACGAAGTATTCGAAAGACTTGGTTTAGGCGACTGA
- the purF gene encoding amidophosphoribosyltransferase — protein MLAETKSLNEECGVFGIWGDDNASQLTYFGLHSLQHRGQEGAGIVSCDEGKLLVHRNLGLISEVFKDGNDLQRLTGNRAIGHVRYSTSGQNSIENVQPFLYHFYDMDIAICHNGNLVNAKTLRRNLEENGAIFHSTSDTEVLMHLIRRSQKDSLIEKIKESLNQVKGGFTYILLTEEKMFGAVDPNSFRPLVIGQLPNGAYVMASETCAIDTIGADFVRNVNAGELAIIDDNGLTIEKYTDDTTISIAAMEYIYFARPDSNIAGVNVHTARKRMGTRLAIEAPAVTADIVIGVPNSSLSAASGFAEESGTPYEMGLIKNQYVGRTFIQPTQELRELGVKMKLSAVKGVVQGKSVVMVDDSIVRGTTSKRIVTLLKEAGAKEVHVRISSPPLIYPSFYGIDISKSAELIAAKMTVDEICAYIGADSLAFLSQEGLIDSIGLKFDMPYSGLCMDSFNGDYPTGLYDYEADYVNNMTAIQKENLKGGQV, from the coding sequence ATGCTTGCTGAAACAAAAAGCTTAAACGAAGAATGTGGCGTATTCGGCATTTGGGGAGACGACAATGCCAGCCAGTTGACTTACTTCGGTTTGCACAGCTTGCAGCACCGCGGACAAGAGGGTGCAGGGATAGTTTCATGTGATGAAGGAAAACTGTTGGTTCACCGCAATCTGGGTCTGATCAGCGAAGTCTTCAAGGACGGAAATGATCTGCAAAGACTGACCGGTAACCGTGCCATCGGCCATGTGCGTTACTCTACTTCCGGCCAGAACAGCATCGAGAATGTGCAGCCGTTTTTGTACCATTTCTATGATATGGATATCGCCATTTGCCACAACGGCAACTTGGTGAACGCCAAAACATTGCGCCGCAATCTTGAGGAAAATGGCGCCATCTTCCATTCGACTTCGGATACGGAAGTTCTGATGCATCTGATCAGACGCAGCCAGAAAGACAGCTTGATCGAAAAGATCAAAGAGAGCTTGAATCAGGTCAAAGGCGGCTTCACCTATATCCTTTTGACTGAAGAAAAAATGTTCGGTGCTGTCGATCCGAATTCATTCCGTCCGCTTGTCATCGGCCAATTGCCGAATGGCGCGTATGTGATGGCCAGCGAAACGTGTGCCATCGATACGATCGGCGCTGACTTTGTCCGCAACGTCAACGCCGGCGAACTGGCGATCATTGACGACAACGGCTTGACGATCGAAAAATATACCGACGATACAACCATTTCCATCGCTGCGATGGAGTATATCTACTTCGCGCGTCCGGATTCCAATATTGCCGGCGTGAACGTGCATACAGCGCGCAAACGCATGGGAACACGTTTGGCCATCGAAGCACCTGCAGTGACTGCCGATATCGTCATCGGTGTGCCCAATTCTTCCTTGTCCGCGGCGAGCGGCTTCGCGGAAGAGAGCGGAACGCCTTACGAAATGGGACTGATCAAGAACCAATATGTCGGACGTACATTCATCCAACCGACGCAAGAACTGCGCGAATTGGGCGTAAAAATGAAGTTGTCCGCCGTCAAAGGGGTTGTCCAAGGCAAGAGCGTCGTCATGGTGGATGATTCGATCGTGCGCGGGACGACCAGCAAACGCATCGTGACTTTATTGAAAGAAGCGGGAGCGAAAGAAGTGCATGTCCGCATCTCTTCCCCGCCTTTGATCTACCCGAGTTTTTACGGCATCGACATCAGCAAGTCAGCCGAACTGATCGCCGCCAAAATGACAGTCGATGAAATCTGCGCATATATCGGTGCGGACAGCCTGGCTTTCCTTAGCCAAGAGGGACTGATCGATTCAATCGGTTTGAAATTTGATATGCCGTATTCAGGCTTATGCATGGACAGCTTCAACGGGGACTACCCGACTGGGCTTTATGACTATGAAGCGGATTACGTGAACAATATGACAGCTATCCAAAAAGAGAATCTAAAGGGAGGACAAGTTTGA
- the purL gene encoding phosphoribosylformylglycinamidine synthase subunit PurL, protein MAFLEPTPEQVKESKIYREWGLTDEEYGTICDKILHRLPNYTETGLFAVMWSEHCSYKNSKPVLRKFPTTGPQVLQGPGEGAGIVDIGDGQAVVFKAESHNHPSAVEPYEGAATGVGGIIRDIFSMGARPIAILDSLRFGELDNERTKHIFEEVVAGISGYGNCIGIPTVGGETVFDPCYRGNPLVNAMCVGLIDQKDMQKGQAAGVGNSIMYVGAKTGRDGIHGATFASEEFKEEEEAQRSAVQVGDPFMEKLLMEACLECIYDYSDALIGIQDMGAAGLVSSSSEMASKAGSGLLLNLDDVPQRETEMTPYEMMLSESQERMLLCIKKGEEQRIVDLFKKYELDAVVIGEVTDDGMYRLSHAGKVVAELPVDALAEDAPVYYKPTAVPARIAAFAAMEDYKPVFTSAQDTLVALLQQATLASKKSVYNTYDSMVRTSTVVGPGSDAAVVRVRGTKKAIAMTTDCNGRYLYLNPEIGGQIAVAEAARNIVASGGKPLAITDCLNYGNPDKPEIFWELSTSADGISEACRQLDTPVISGNVSLYNETDGVAVYPTPMIGMVGLIEDLAHITTQAFKAAGDRIILIGETKADFNGSELQKMELGKIEGKLMDFDLAVEKENQANVLKAIKAGLIESAHDLSEGGLAVGLMESVFDTGLGFDVTVDMDKTLLFSETQSRFILTVKPENVDAVEAIFGSAAAQIGTVTEDATAKIAAANETITLDVKEVQTKWEEAIPCLLKQKA, encoded by the coding sequence ATGGCATTTTTAGAACCAACGCCAGAACAAGTAAAAGAGTCCAAAATTTATCGTGAATGGGGTCTGACAGACGAAGAGTACGGCACAATCTGCGATAAAATTTTGCATCGTTTGCCGAACTATACTGAAACTGGCCTGTTTGCCGTTATGTGGAGCGAACACTGTTCTTATAAAAACTCAAAACCAGTCCTGAGAAAATTCCCTACTACCGGCCCGCAAGTGTTGCAAGGACCTGGTGAAGGCGCTGGTATCGTGGACATCGGCGACGGCCAGGCTGTCGTTTTCAAAGCGGAAAGCCACAACCACCCATCAGCTGTCGAGCCTTATGAAGGCGCAGCTACCGGTGTCGGCGGAATCATCCGTGACATCTTCAGCATGGGCGCACGCCCGATTGCGATCCTGGACTCTTTGCGTTTCGGCGAATTGGACAATGAGCGCACGAAACACATCTTCGAAGAAGTCGTTGCCGGCATCAGCGGTTACGGCAACTGTATCGGCATCCCGACTGTCGGCGGCGAAACGGTCTTCGACCCTTGCTACAGAGGCAATCCGTTAGTCAACGCAATGTGCGTCGGCTTGATCGATCAAAAAGATATGCAAAAAGGCCAAGCTGCCGGAGTCGGCAACTCAATCATGTACGTGGGTGCAAAAACCGGCCGCGATGGTATCCATGGCGCCACTTTCGCTTCCGAAGAATTCAAGGAAGAGGAAGAAGCACAACGTTCTGCTGTCCAAGTAGGCGATCCGTTCATGGAAAAATTATTGATGGAAGCTTGTTTGGAATGCATTTATGACTACTCCGACGCTTTGATCGGTATCCAGGACATGGGTGCTGCCGGTCTGGTCTCTTCCAGCTCGGAAATGGCTTCAAAAGCAGGCAGCGGCTTGCTGTTGAACCTTGATGACGTTCCGCAGCGCGAAACAGAAATGACACCTTACGAAATGATGCTTTCCGAATCGCAGGAGCGTATGCTGTTGTGCATCAAGAAGGGCGAAGAGCAACGCATCGTCGACCTGTTCAAAAAATATGAATTGGATGCAGTCGTGATCGGTGAAGTTACCGATGATGGCATGTACCGTCTATCCCATGCAGGCAAAGTGGTGGCTGAACTTCCGGTTGATGCTTTGGCTGAAGATGCACCGGTCTACTACAAACCGACTGCAGTTCCTGCCCGCATCGCTGCATTCGCAGCTATGGAAGACTACAAACCAGTCTTCACATCAGCACAGGATACATTAGTGGCTTTATTGCAACAAGCGACGTTGGCTTCCAAGAAGAGCGTCTATAACACATATGATTCCATGGTCCGCACCAGCACGGTCGTAGGACCAGGAAGCGATGCTGCAGTTGTCCGCGTCCGCGGCACCAAAAAAGCGATCGCAATGACAACGGACTGCAACGGCCGTTACCTGTATTTGAATCCGGAAATCGGCGGACAGATCGCTGTCGCTGAAGCTGCCCGCAATATCGTTGCCAGCGGCGGAAAACCATTGGCGATCACGGACTGCTTGAACTACGGAAATCCTGATAAGCCAGAAATTTTCTGGGAATTGAGCACTTCCGCGGACGGCATCTCCGAAGCTTGCCGTCAATTGGATACGCCTGTCATCTCAGGGAACGTGTCCCTTTACAATGAAACTGACGGCGTGGCCGTTTATCCGACACCGATGATCGGTATGGTCGGCTTGATCGAGGATCTTGCACACATCACTACGCAAGCTTTCAAAGCTGCAGGCGACCGCATTATTCTGATCGGCGAAACCAAAGCTGATTTCAACGGTTCCGAACTGCAAAAAATGGAATTGGGCAAAATCGAAGGCAAACTGATGGACTTTGACTTGGCTGTCGAAAAAGAAAACCAAGCGAATGTCCTGAAAGCAATCAAAGCCGGCTTGATTGAAAGCGCGCATGACCTGTCTGAAGGCGGTTTGGCTGTCGGCTTGATGGAGAGCGTCTTTGACACTGGCTTAGGCTTCGACGTAACGGTTGACATGGATAAAACATTGTTGTTCAGCGAAACGCAATCACGCTTCATCCTGACCGTGAAACCTGAAAATGTTGACGCTGTGGAAGCGATCTTCGGATCAGCAGCTGCACAAATCGGTACCGTAACAGAAGATGCAACAGCGAAAATCGCTGCCGCGAACGAAACAATCACTTTGGACGTGAAAGAAGTACAAACGAAATGGGAGGAGGCTATTCCATGCTTGCTGAAACAAAAAGCTTAA
- the purQ gene encoding phosphoribosylformylglycinamidine synthase subunit PurQ has translation MKFAVIVFPGSNCDLDMYAAIKDILGEDAEYVQHYETSLEGFDAVLLPGGFTYGDYLRTGAIARFANIMSEVVRFAEEGKPVFGTCNGFQILAEAGLLPGALRRNDTLKFVCKPQDLKVVNADTQFTSLYKEGEIISVPIAHGEGNYFCDAETLADLKANNQIVFTYANGNPNGSIEDIAGIINKKGNVLGMMPHPERAVEALLGSADGLRLFQSMVENYKKELNK, from the coding sequence ATGAAATTCGCTGTCATCGTTTTTCCTGGATCTAACTGTGATTTAGATATGTATGCAGCCATTAAAGATATTCTTGGAGAAGATGCAGAGTATGTGCAACATTATGAAACAAGTCTTGAAGGTTTCGATGCTGTCCTATTGCCCGGCGGATTCACATATGGCGATTACTTGCGTACAGGTGCGATTGCCCGCTTTGCGAACATCATGAGCGAAGTTGTCCGTTTCGCTGAAGAAGGCAAACCTGTATTCGGCACTTGTAATGGATTCCAGATTTTGGCTGAAGCCGGCTTATTGCCTGGTGCTTTGCGCCGCAATGATACTTTGAAGTTCGTCTGCAAACCGCAGGATCTCAAAGTCGTGAATGCCGATACGCAATTCACTTCCCTCTATAAAGAAGGCGAAATCATCTCTGTTCCGATCGCGCATGGTGAAGGAAACTATTTCTGCGATGCAGAGACTTTGGCTGACCTGAAAGCCAACAATCAAATCGTATTCACTTATGCAAACGGCAATCCGAACGGCAGCATCGAAGACATCGCCGGCATCATCAACAAAAAAGGCAATGTCCTCGGCATGATGCCTCACCCGGAGCGTGCTGTCGAAGCTTTATTGGGATCAGCTGACGGTCTGCGCCTGTTCCAATCCATGGTTGAAAATTATAAGAAGGAGCTGAACAAATAA
- the purE gene encoding 5-(carboxyamino)imidazole ribonucleotide mutase — MNTVVSVVMGSTSDWETMKEACLILDEFGIAYEKKVVSAHRTPDLMFAFAEQARAAGTKVIIAGAGGAAHLPGMIAAKTTLPVIGVPVQSRALSGMDSLLSIVQMPGGVPVATVAIGKAGAINAGLLAVQILSIENQDLADRLEKRREELKQKVLESSEDLV; from the coding sequence ATGAATACGGTTGTTTCTGTCGTAATGGGTAGTACTTCTGACTGGGAAACTATGAAAGAAGCTTGCTTGATACTGGATGAATTCGGTATCGCTTATGAAAAGAAAGTCGTTTCGGCTCACCGGACACCGGATCTGATGTTCGCCTTTGCTGAACAAGCACGGGCTGCAGGAACGAAAGTCATCATTGCCGGCGCAGGCGGAGCGGCGCACCTTCCGGGTATGATCGCCGCGAAAACGACGCTTCCGGTCATCGGTGTTCCGGTCCAATCGCGCGCATTGAGCGGAATGGACTCTTTGTTGTCCATCGTCCAAATGCCAGGCGGCGTTCCGGTTGCGACGGTAGCCATCGGCAAAGCAGGGGCAATCAATGCCGGTCTGCTGGCCGTACAGATCCTTTCGATCGAAAATCAGGATTTGGCCGATCGATTGGAAAAGAGACGGGAAGAATTAAAACAAAAAGTTTTGGAAAGCAGTGAAGACCTTGTATAA
- the purC gene encoding phosphoribosylaminoimidazolesuccinocarboxamide synthase: MERKELLYTGKAKKMYATDQENVLWAEYLNQATALNGVKKDTIEGKGRLNNQITGRIFEYLAEKGIASHYIQELSETEQLVKRVNMFPLEVVVRNVSAGSFAKRFGMEEGVDLPFPVLEFYYKDDALNDPFINDAHVQVLGAATDEEVAEIKKQALKINAALIEMFKAIGIRLIDFKIEFGKTAEGEIILADEISPDTCRLWDIETNEHLDKDIYRRDLGDLIPVYVEVLDRLNKM; encoded by the coding sequence ATGGAAAGAAAAGAATTGCTTTATACTGGGAAAGCTAAAAAGATGTACGCTACAGATCAGGAGAATGTCCTTTGGGCAGAATACCTAAATCAGGCTACCGCATTGAACGGCGTAAAGAAGGACACTATCGAGGGCAAAGGCAGACTCAACAACCAGATCACCGGCCGCATCTTCGAATATCTGGCTGAAAAGGGAATTGCGAGCCATTATATCCAAGAACTGTCAGAAACCGAACAATTAGTAAAAAGAGTCAATATGTTCCCATTGGAAGTGGTTGTCCGTAATGTATCAGCGGGAAGTTTCGCGAAACGTTTCGGCATGGAGGAAGGCGTCGACTTGCCTTTCCCTGTTTTGGAGTTCTACTACAAAGACGATGCGCTCAATGATCCTTTCATCAATGATGCCCATGTGCAGGTGCTGGGAGCAGCAACAGATGAAGAAGTTGCGGAAATCAAGAAGCAAGCGCTGAAGATCAATGCAGCCTTGATCGAGATGTTCAAGGCAATCGGCATCCGCCTGATTGATTTCAAAATCGAATTCGGCAAGACTGCTGAGGGTGAAATCATCCTGGCTGATGAAATTTCACCGGATACTTGCCGCCTTTGGGATATCGAAACGAACGAACACTTGGACAAAGACATCTATCGCCGCGACCTGGGGGATCTGATCCCGGTCTACGTGGAAGTGCTGGACCGCCTGAACAAAATGTAA